A window from Micromonospora profundi encodes these proteins:
- a CDS encoding polysaccharide deacetylase family protein — MSTVPVQTLVRSKRLRALLSVVATAVAACGVVIAATATPSSAATCNGYVGLTFDDGPTGSTSALLNVLRANGVRATMFNVGQNVQNNRSAAQAQVAAGMWIGNHSWNHAHMTSMSQSQMQSDLSQTNSAIQSATGVQPNLFRPPYGETNSTLQSVASSLGMRQVIWDVDSQDWNGASVSQIVANASRLQAGQVILMHDGIQNTRDAIGQIMANLTSRNLCPGMISPSTGRAVAPDGTTPPPGTTPPPGTTPPPSTTPPPAGGTCTAAATTTNVWGDRYNTSVTVSGAGTWTVVVALTAPQKVSSVWNGSASWDSSGNVMTVRSNGSGATFGFTTMFNGNSSARPQIRSCTAG, encoded by the coding sequence ATGAGCACTGTCCCTGTCCAGACGCTCGTACGGTCGAAACGACTCCGAGCCCTGCTGTCCGTCGTCGCCACGGCCGTCGCGGCGTGCGGCGTCGTCATCGCGGCCACCGCCACCCCGTCCAGCGCCGCCACCTGCAACGGCTACGTCGGGCTCACCTTCGACGACGGGCCGACCGGCAGCACCAGCGCGCTGCTGAACGTGCTGCGCGCCAACGGCGTACGGGCCACGATGTTCAACGTCGGCCAGAACGTCCAGAACAACAGGTCCGCGGCGCAGGCCCAGGTGGCCGCCGGCATGTGGATCGGCAACCACAGCTGGAACCACGCCCACATGACCTCGATGAGCCAGTCGCAGATGCAGTCCGACCTGTCCCAGACCAACTCTGCGATCCAGTCCGCGACCGGCGTCCAGCCGAATCTGTTCCGGCCCCCGTACGGCGAGACCAACTCGACCCTCCAGTCCGTCGCCTCGTCGCTCGGCATGCGACAGGTGATCTGGGACGTGGATTCCCAGGACTGGAACGGTGCCAGCGTCAGCCAGATCGTGGCCAACGCCAGTCGCCTCCAGGCCGGCCAGGTCATCCTCATGCACGACGGGATCCAGAACACCCGGGACGCCATCGGTCAGATCATGGCCAACCTCACGAGCCGCAACCTCTGCCCCGGCATGATCTCGCCGTCAACCGGACGCGCGGTAGCGCCCGACGGCACCACTCCCCCACCCGGCACCACCCCGCCGCCCGGCACGACACCACCGCCCAGCACGACACCACCGCCGGCCGGCGGCACCTGCACGGCGGCGGCGACCACCACGAACGTCTGGGGTGACAGGTACAACACGTCGGTGACCGTCAGCGGTGCCGGCACCTGGACCGTTGTCGTCGCCCTCACCGCGCCGCAGAAGGTTTCCAGCGTCTGGAACGGCAGCGCCAGCTGGGACAGCAGCGGCAACGTCATGACGGTGCGCTCCAACGGCAGCGGCGCCACGTTCGGCTTCACCACGATGTTCAACGGCAACAGCAGCGCCCGACCGCAGATCCGCTCCTGCACCGCGGGCTGA
- a CDS encoding DinB family protein, whose protein sequence is MPDTANDRKDLVTMTATTTPTAALDQERAELLDQLAGARLALINTTRDLTDEQAGERPTVSALCLGGLIKHVASMEDTWMRFVVEGPSAMSYELPEGVTWDDMTAGAAREFPQWAIDHQNDLRMLPGDTLAGVVDRYRQVADRSAEIIAAVPDLSARQPLPEAPWHEPGTAYSVRRVLAHLIAETAQHAGHADILREALDGRTSS, encoded by the coding sequence GTGCCCGACACCGCGAACGACCGGAAGGACCTCGTCACCATGACCGCCACGACCACCCCGACCGCAGCCCTCGACCAGGAACGCGCCGAACTGCTCGACCAGCTCGCAGGCGCCCGTCTCGCCCTGATCAACACGACGCGCGACCTCACCGACGAGCAGGCCGGCGAGCGTCCCACGGTCAGCGCCCTGTGCCTGGGAGGTCTGATCAAACACGTCGCGTCAATGGAGGACACCTGGATGCGCTTCGTGGTCGAGGGCCCCTCGGCGATGAGCTACGAGCTGCCCGAGGGCGTCACCTGGGACGACATGACGGCCGGCGCCGCCCGGGAGTTTCCGCAGTGGGCGATCGACCACCAGAACGATCTGCGGATGCTGCCCGGCGACACGCTCGCCGGGGTCGTCGACCGCTACCGGCAGGTGGCCGACCGGAGTGCGGAGATCATCGCTGCCGTGCCCGACCTGTCGGCCCGGCAGCCGCTCCCGGAGGCGCCCTGGCACGAGCCGGGTACGGCGTACAGCGTGCGACGGGTGCTGGCGCACCTCATCGCCGAGACCGCCCAGCACGCCGGACACGCGGACATCCTGCGCGAGGCGCTCGACGGCCGGACGTCCTCGTGA
- a CDS encoding plasmid stabilization protein, whose translation MPAGSSPKRERQYEHIKESAEKRGVSTGRAKEIAARTVNKERARSGEARTVSRSSVADVSSGHRGGKRSHTGAKGRTKEQLYNEARQRGIKGRSSMSKAELERALSK comes from the coding sequence ATGCCAGCAGGATCAAGCCCCAAGCGAGAACGGCAGTACGAGCACATCAAGGAGAGCGCGGAGAAGCGCGGCGTCTCGACCGGCCGGGCGAAGGAGATCGCCGCCCGTACGGTGAACAAGGAGAGGGCCCGCTCGGGCGAAGCCCGCACGGTGAGCCGGTCATCAGTGGCCGACGTGTCGTCCGGGCATCGCGGTGGGAAGCGCTCGCACACCGGCGCCAAGGGTCGCACCAAGGAGCAGTTGTACAACGAGGCACGGCAGCGCGGCATCAAGGGCCGCTCGTCGATGTCGAAGGCGGAGCTGGAGCGGGCGCTGTCGAAATAG
- a CDS encoding dihydrofolate reductase family protein, giving the protein MAKVISTLFISADGVAEIDPDWHFPYFDENMGRAVGEDYDTSDVLLIGRETYDSFAGAWPDREAAGGEDAGFAKQLGDVRKVVVSRQPLEFTWRNSELVQGDLVDAVTELKADAGIRGILIPGSISVVQQLLAAGLVDELRLLVHPVAARKGRRLFDEGETPYHLKVTATEVFPTGVLRVIYAPTGAPAPVGYDEVTDQVPSGE; this is encoded by the coding sequence ATGGCGAAGGTCATCTCCACATTGTTCATCTCGGCCGACGGGGTGGCCGAGATCGACCCCGACTGGCATTTCCCCTACTTCGACGAGAACATGGGCCGTGCCGTCGGCGAGGACTACGACACCTCCGACGTGTTGCTCATCGGCCGCGAGACGTACGACAGTTTCGCCGGTGCCTGGCCCGACCGTGAGGCCGCGGGCGGGGAGGACGCCGGTTTCGCCAAGCAGCTCGGCGACGTCCGCAAGGTGGTCGTCTCGCGTCAGCCGCTGGAGTTCACCTGGCGCAACTCGGAACTCGTCCAGGGCGACCTGGTCGACGCGGTCACCGAGCTGAAGGCCGATGCCGGCATCAGGGGCATCCTCATCCCCGGTTCGATCTCCGTGGTGCAGCAGCTGCTCGCCGCCGGCCTCGTCGACGAGCTGCGCCTGCTTGTGCACCCGGTGGCGGCGCGCAAGGGTCGCCGGCTGTTCGACGAGGGCGAGACGCCGTACCACTTGAAGGTCACGGCGACCGAGGTCTTCCCGACCGGCGTGCTCCGCGTGATCTACGCGCCGACCGGGGCTCCCGCCCCTGTCGGCTACGACGAGGTCACCGACCAGGTCCCCAGCGGCGAATAG
- a CDS encoding ATP-binding protein has translation MISDEQRAALEAVSLNPAVTPDDVWRASPHNVPELHEKVVAEILRGVGRARTDDTTVPLGVAMQGRAGAGKTHLLGAVRERVQRDGGYFFLVDMVSGKTFWESVALALVEGMGRDAIGWGTQLRTFLRRLTAQLGLPVEVRDAIAGTRPVTREHLDTFIRGLRTRDREVGRDCQDTARALVLHGAIDFEAQDVGYAHLISEPGDPQARAAWGLSTALRTPQQIVQDISRLMALTLDPTVIAVDQLDTLFAQSSTSLWEQHAGLEDAQARVVGPIADGLLKLRDVTRRTLVVVSCLPDTWELLTRSAPTPVSDRFRQATLPDRIPTAEIGLAIVAKRLTDAFAGPRFVPPHPTWPIDPAAFADAPTLTPRALLRRVDRHVAWCRDRDEVTELDRLIDGADTAATPAVVPGRTSDQAADEQKLRELDARFAELVDAADVSAALAAATEDERMPPLLAAGLAAWIAEQAPTGAAYKYDPPPSRKPALHGRLIEVLDEATENEAHWCFRAIAHSNAIAVTARVKAACTMAGLDRDLPQRRLVLLRNGPWPTGKRTTEVLTAFDAAGGVRCAVTEADLRVFAALRVLAGEPSAVLQEWLLTRRPASGTGLFRRFLPGADHAASSTEGSPQGHLDDGTDETTADATAPVTTDSPDPAVVADGRSIGLGRTVQGGKPFAVDLESLRRHAVVFAGSGSGKTVLIRRLVEECARQGVSSIVLDPNNDLARLGDAWPEAPSGWSPGDAERADDYLAHTEVVVWTPRVTAGRPLSFQPLPDFTSLREWPDEFDQAIRSAVEALAPRAGVDRPTKLAQQGKAVLTEALQAYARSGMVGLHGFTEFLAELPEGVSRLTRADKLAQELAETLKAAMVTDPLFGGIGAPADPGLLLTPSPGRRARVSVISFVGLTSDQERQSFVNQLQMALFAWVKRHPAGDRPLGGLFVMDEAQTLAPSTGNTACTASSIALASQARKYGLGLVFATQAPKGLHNQISGNATTQFFGLLNAPAQIDAARQLAEAKGGRLPDIGLLSSGEFYVAGEGFSFVKVRTPLCLTHHPKAPLTPEEVVARARPAGDPHAGRP, from the coding sequence GTGATCTCCGACGAGCAGCGCGCCGCCCTGGAGGCGGTGAGTCTCAACCCGGCGGTCACCCCCGACGACGTCTGGCGGGCCAGCCCGCACAACGTCCCGGAGTTGCACGAGAAGGTGGTCGCGGAGATCCTGCGCGGGGTGGGACGGGCGCGCACGGACGACACGACGGTGCCGCTCGGGGTGGCCATGCAGGGCCGCGCGGGCGCCGGCAAGACGCACCTGCTCGGCGCGGTTCGTGAACGCGTCCAGCGCGACGGCGGCTACTTCTTCCTGGTGGACATGGTCAGCGGCAAGACGTTCTGGGAGAGCGTCGCCCTGGCCCTGGTGGAGGGCATGGGTCGCGACGCGATCGGCTGGGGCACCCAGCTACGTACCTTCCTGCGCCGGCTCACCGCCCAACTCGGCCTGCCGGTCGAGGTCCGGGACGCGATCGCTGGGACCCGGCCGGTGACCCGGGAACACCTTGACACCTTCATCCGAGGGCTGCGCACCCGTGACCGGGAGGTCGGACGGGACTGCCAGGACACCGCGCGGGCGCTGGTCCTGCACGGCGCCATCGACTTCGAGGCGCAGGACGTGGGTTACGCCCACCTGATCTCCGAGCCGGGCGACCCGCAAGCGCGGGCGGCGTGGGGGCTGAGCACCGCGCTGCGGACCCCGCAGCAGATCGTGCAGGACATCTCCCGGCTGATGGCCCTGACGTTGGACCCGACGGTCATCGCCGTGGACCAGCTCGACACGCTGTTCGCCCAGAGCAGCACCTCCCTGTGGGAACAGCACGCCGGGCTGGAGGACGCCCAGGCGAGGGTGGTCGGGCCGATCGCCGACGGCCTGCTCAAGCTCCGTGACGTCACCCGTCGGACACTGGTCGTCGTCTCCTGCCTGCCCGACACCTGGGAGTTGCTGACGCGCAGCGCGCCCACGCCGGTCAGTGACCGGTTCCGGCAGGCGACTCTGCCGGATCGGATACCCACTGCCGAGATCGGCCTGGCCATCGTGGCCAAGCGGCTCACCGACGCGTTCGCGGGACCGCGCTTCGTCCCGCCGCACCCGACCTGGCCGATCGACCCCGCCGCCTTCGCCGACGCGCCGACCCTGACACCACGCGCCTTGCTGCGGCGGGTGGACCGCCACGTCGCCTGGTGCCGCGACCGCGACGAGGTCACCGAACTCGACCGGCTCATCGACGGCGCCGACACGGCGGCGACTCCGGCCGTCGTGCCCGGCCGGACCAGTGACCAGGCCGCCGACGAGCAGAAGCTGCGCGAACTGGACGCCCGCTTCGCCGAACTGGTCGACGCGGCGGACGTTTCGGCCGCGCTCGCCGCGGCCACCGAGGACGAGCGGATGCCACCATTGCTCGCGGCCGGGCTGGCCGCCTGGATCGCCGAGCAGGCGCCGACGGGTGCCGCCTACAAGTACGATCCGCCGCCCAGTCGCAAGCCCGCCCTGCACGGGCGGTTGATCGAGGTGCTCGACGAGGCGACCGAGAACGAGGCGCACTGGTGCTTCCGGGCCATCGCACACTCCAACGCGATCGCGGTCACCGCGCGGGTCAAGGCCGCGTGCACAATGGCCGGATTGGACCGGGACCTGCCGCAACGGCGACTGGTGCTGCTGCGTAACGGCCCGTGGCCGACGGGCAAGCGTACGACGGAGGTGTTGACCGCCTTCGACGCGGCCGGCGGCGTTCGGTGCGCGGTGACGGAGGCGGACCTGCGGGTCTTCGCGGCGCTGCGGGTGTTGGCGGGCGAGCCGTCCGCGGTCCTGCAGGAGTGGCTGCTCACCCGCCGCCCGGCCAGCGGCACGGGTCTGTTCCGGAGGTTCTTGCCGGGGGCTGACCACGCGGCCTCCAGCACGGAAGGTTCGCCGCAGGGGCACCTCGACGACGGCACCGACGAGACGACGGCCGACGCGACCGCGCCGGTCACCACCGATTCGCCCGACCCGGCGGTCGTCGCCGACGGGCGGTCGATCGGCTTGGGGCGGACCGTCCAGGGTGGCAAGCCGTTCGCGGTGGATCTGGAGTCGCTGCGCCGGCACGCCGTCGTGTTCGCCGGCTCGGGTTCCGGTAAGACCGTGCTGATCCGCCGGCTCGTCGAGGAGTGCGCCCGGCAGGGTGTCTCCTCGATCGTGCTCGACCCCAACAACGACCTCGCCCGGCTCGGCGACGCGTGGCCCGAGGCACCGAGCGGCTGGAGCCCCGGTGACGCCGAGCGAGCCGACGACTATCTCGCCCACACCGAGGTGGTGGTGTGGACGCCCCGGGTCACCGCCGGCCGGCCGCTGAGTTTCCAACCGCTGCCCGACTTCACATCGCTGCGTGAGTGGCCCGACGAGTTCGACCAGGCGATCCGGTCCGCCGTGGAGGCCCTCGCGCCGCGGGCCGGCGTCGACCGGCCCACCAAGCTGGCGCAGCAGGGCAAGGCCGTGCTCACCGAGGCCCTCCAGGCGTACGCGCGCAGCGGCATGGTCGGCCTGCACGGATTCACCGAGTTCCTCGCCGAGCTGCCCGAGGGGGTCAGCCGTCTGACGCGGGCCGACAAGCTCGCCCAGGAGTTGGCCGAGACGCTCAAGGCGGCGATGGTCACCGACCCGCTCTTCGGCGGGATCGGCGCGCCGGCCGACCCGGGGTTGCTGTTGACGCCGTCGCCGGGCCGGCGGGCACGGGTCTCGGTCATCAGCTTCGTCGGCCTCACCTCCGACCAGGAACGTCAGAGCTTCGTCAACCAGTTGCAGATGGCGCTCTTCGCCTGGGTCAAGCGGCACCCGGCGGGTGACCGTCCGTTGGGCGGCCTCTTCGTGATGGACGAGGCACAGACGCTCGCCCCGTCGACCGGCAACACGGCCTGCACGGCCAGCTCCATCGCGCTCGCCTCGCAGGCCCGCAAGTACGGGCTCGGGTTGGTCTTCGCCACCCAGGCGCCCAAGGGTCTGCACAACCAGATCTCCGGCAACGCGACGACGCAGTTCTTCGGGCTGCTCAACGCGCCCGCGCAGATCGACGCCGCTCGCCAGTTGGCCGAGGCCAAGGGCGGACGGCTGCCCGACATCGGCCTGTTGAGCAGCGGCGAGTTCTACGTGGCCGGGGAGGGGTTCTCGTTCGTCAAGGTCCGCACCCCGCTGTGCCTCACGCATCATCCGAAGGCGCCGCTGACTCCCGAGGAGGTCGTCGCCCGCGCCCGCCCGGCGGGTGATCCGCACGCTGGCAGGCCGTGA
- a CDS encoding helix-turn-helix transcriptional regulator: MPKTSARLLSLLSLLQARRDWPGALLAERLAVSPRTIRRDVDRLRELGYPIVASKGPEGGYRLGAGTRLPPLLFDDEQAIAVTVALQIATTAGAGIEEAAARALTTVRQVMPGRLRHRIEALQLSAVERSGRPKPQADSGVLLTLSTAVHAREVLRFDYAPAHPPAPGTDIPPRQVQPHHVVTWGGRWYLVAWDLDRDDWRTFRVDRISPRTPTGPRFTPRELPGGDVSAFVVSRFQGYDGWPCRGEVILDLPAEAVTPYLSDGVVEHLGPGRCRVVASSWSWTGLAATLGRFDADIEVVGPPELSDAFARLALRYADAGRGVARCRTVGDRKRTAGTSLA; encoded by the coding sequence GTGCCGAAGACCTCAGCTCGACTGCTGTCGCTGCTCTCACTCCTTCAGGCGCGTCGGGACTGGCCCGGCGCGCTGCTGGCAGAGCGGCTGGCCGTCAGCCCGCGCACCATCCGTCGGGACGTCGACCGCCTGCGCGAGCTCGGCTATCCCATAGTGGCCAGCAAGGGCCCCGAGGGCGGGTACCGGCTCGGCGCGGGCACCCGATTGCCGCCCCTGCTCTTCGACGACGAGCAGGCCATCGCCGTCACCGTCGCACTCCAGATCGCCACCACGGCCGGCGCCGGCATCGAGGAGGCGGCAGCGCGTGCGCTGACCACCGTCCGGCAGGTCATGCCCGGGCGGCTGCGCCACCGCATCGAGGCCCTGCAGCTCAGCGCCGTCGAGCGGTCGGGCCGACCGAAGCCGCAGGCCGACAGCGGCGTACTCCTGACCCTCAGCACAGCCGTGCACGCTCGCGAGGTGCTGCGCTTCGACTACGCCCCGGCCCACCCGCCGGCGCCCGGCACCGACATCCCGCCGCGTCAGGTGCAACCCCACCACGTCGTCACCTGGGGTGGGCGCTGGTACCTCGTGGCCTGGGACCTCGACCGCGACGACTGGAGGACGTTCCGGGTCGACCGGATCAGCCCGCGGACGCCCACCGGGCCTCGCTTCACGCCCCGCGAACTACCCGGCGGGGACGTGAGCGCCTTCGTCGTCAGCCGCTTCCAGGGGTACGACGGTTGGCCGTGCCGGGGGGAGGTGATCCTCGACCTTCCCGCCGAGGCCGTCACCCCCTACCTCAGCGACGGCGTGGTCGAGCACCTCGGCCCGGGCCGCTGCCGCGTCGTGGCCAGCTCCTGGTCGTGGACGGGGTTGGCCGCGACCCTCGGCAGGTTCGACGCCGACATCGAGGTGGTCGGGCCGCCCGAGCTCAGCGACGCCTTCGCCCGGCTCGCCCTCCGCTACGCCGACGCGGGCCGGGGGGTGGCCCGGTGTAGGACCGTCGGCGACCGGAAGCGCACGGCCGGCACTTCGCTCGCCTGA
- a CDS encoding extracellular catalytic domain type 1 short-chain-length polyhydroxyalkanoate depolymerase, translating into MRIRRKLLLALTASVAAIGLVIPAFQPAYAASLTEVTSFGDNPGRMRMHVYVPDNRPANPAIVVAMHGCGGSGPGFYSGSEFASLADRYGYVVIYPSATQQAGFGNCFDTWSDAAKRRGGGSDPVSIISMIRYVQQQYGGDPNRVYATGSSSGGMMTNHMLALYPDVFKAGAAFMGVPFNCFANAADYPPGASQCTGGNMNRTPQQWGDAVRQAYPGYSGPRPRVQLWHGTADTLVPYSLLQETIEQWTNVFGLSQTPTSTDTPQANWNRRRYADSGGTVQVEAYSIQGAGHSLPSAGMAAAALAFFGLTNPPTTPPPTTPPPTTPPPTTPPPTTPPPTTPPPTTPPPASGCGVTVAVNAWNNGLTENITITNSGSSAINGWSLAFALPSGQTITSGWNASYSPTSGQVAARNLNYNATIPANGSITIGFQATHTGNTARPSSFTLNGASCTLA; encoded by the coding sequence GTGAGAATCAGAAGAAAACTGCTGCTCGCCCTCACTGCGTCAGTGGCCGCGATCGGTCTGGTGATCCCCGCGTTCCAGCCCGCGTACGCCGCGTCGCTGACCGAGGTGACAAGCTTCGGCGACAACCCCGGCCGGATGCGCATGCACGTCTACGTGCCGGACAACCGCCCCGCCAACCCGGCGATCGTGGTGGCCATGCACGGCTGCGGCGGGTCCGGCCCCGGCTTCTACTCCGGCAGCGAGTTCGCGAGCCTGGCCGACCGGTACGGATACGTCGTGATCTACCCGAGCGCCACCCAGCAGGCCGGGTTCGGCAACTGCTTCGACACCTGGTCCGACGCCGCCAAGCGCCGTGGCGGCGGCAGCGACCCGGTGTCGATCATCTCCATGATCCGTTACGTGCAGCAGCAGTACGGCGGAGACCCCAACCGGGTGTACGCCACTGGCAGTTCGTCCGGCGGCATGATGACCAACCACATGCTCGCGCTCTACCCCGACGTGTTCAAGGCCGGCGCCGCCTTCATGGGCGTGCCCTTCAACTGCTTCGCCAACGCGGCGGACTACCCGCCCGGGGCCAGCCAGTGCACCGGCGGCAACATGAACCGCACTCCGCAGCAGTGGGGCGACGCGGTCCGCCAGGCGTACCCCGGCTACTCCGGCCCTCGCCCCCGGGTGCAGTTGTGGCACGGCACCGCCGACACGCTCGTTCCGTACTCGCTGCTCCAGGAGACGATCGAGCAGTGGACGAACGTGTTCGGGCTCAGCCAGACACCCACCTCCACCGACACGCCGCAAGCCAACTGGAACCGCCGCCGGTACGCCGACAGCGGCGGCACCGTCCAGGTCGAGGCGTACAGCATCCAGGGCGCGGGGCACAGCCTGCCCAGCGCCGGCATGGCCGCAGCCGCCCTCGCGTTCTTCGGCCTGACCAACCCGCCGACCACGCCGCCTCCGACCACGCCGCCGCCGACCACCCCGCCCCCGACGACCCCGCCGCCGACCACCCCGCCCCCGACGACTCCGCCGCCGACGACCCCGCCGCCGGCCAGCGGCTGCGGTGTGACAGTGGCAGTCAACGCCTGGAACAACGGGCTGACGGAGAACATCACCATCACCAACAGCGGCAGCAGCGCCATCAACGGCTGGTCCCTGGCCTTCGCTCTGCCGAGCGGGCAGACCATCACCTCCGGCTGGAACGCCTCCTACTCCCCCACCTCGGGGCAGGTGGCGGCCAGAAACCTCAACTACAACGCCACAATCCCCGCCAACGGATCGATCACCATCGGCTTCCAGGCCACGCACACAGGTAACACCGCACGGCCCAGCTCGTTCACCCTCAACGGCGCGTCCTGCACACTCGCCTGA
- a CDS encoding PaaX family transcriptional regulator, with product MTSPFNIEEIYPDDGEHSLRMPRRQAGSSPQGVAVTLLADYTLRARAALPSAAIVALLAESGVTTAGARAAISRLARRGVLEGSRQGRHSSYRLTQAAAINLSVGGHWILTSTTAAEPWDGCWTTVAFSLPQDRGTQRRALRGQLRWLGYAPLYDGLWISPYELTPRAQARLVQLTLGAVTVFRGRQIALDADSQRALIDAWDIDAISGHYEEFLQRWAPLVPQVRSGEVDGAAAVRARTEIMNTYRRFPILDPQLPRDLLPTGWLRQPAREVFAAVYDGLADPAQRHVRAVVGRFTDSVDPGISAHTTADLLAGVHGDAGWIPPARREPPPHRRTAV from the coding sequence GTGACGAGTCCGTTCAACATCGAGGAGATCTATCCGGACGATGGGGAGCACTCGCTCCGGATGCCCCGGCGGCAGGCCGGCAGCTCACCGCAGGGCGTGGCGGTGACCCTGCTGGCGGACTACACGCTGCGGGCACGCGCCGCGCTCCCGTCCGCGGCCATCGTCGCGCTGCTCGCCGAGTCGGGCGTGACGACGGCCGGTGCCCGTGCCGCGATCAGCAGGCTGGCCCGTCGGGGAGTCCTGGAGGGCAGCCGGCAGGGACGACACAGCTCCTACCGGCTCACCCAGGCCGCCGCCATCAACCTCTCCGTCGGCGGACACTGGATCCTCACCTCCACCACCGCCGCCGAGCCCTGGGACGGATGCTGGACGACAGTCGCCTTCTCACTGCCCCAGGACCGCGGCACGCAACGAAGGGCCCTGCGGGGCCAGCTCCGCTGGCTGGGGTACGCGCCGCTGTACGACGGGCTGTGGATCTCCCCGTACGAGTTGACGCCGAGGGCCCAGGCGCGACTCGTACAGCTCACCCTGGGTGCCGTCACTGTGTTCCGTGGACGGCAGATCGCGCTCGACGCGGACAGCCAGCGCGCTCTCATCGACGCGTGGGACATCGACGCGATCAGCGGGCACTACGAGGAGTTCCTTCAGCGATGGGCGCCACTGGTGCCGCAGGTGCGATCCGGGGAGGTCGACGGCGCGGCGGCGGTGCGGGCGCGTACCGAAATCATGAACACCTACCGGCGCTTTCCCATCCTCGACCCGCAGTTGCCCCGGGACCTCCTGCCGACCGGTTGGCTCCGGCAGCCGGCCCGGGAGGTGTTCGCCGCCGTCTACGACGGTCTCGCCGACCCGGCGCAGCGGCACGTGCGTGCGGTCGTCGGGCGGTTCACCGACAGCGTGGATCCCGGCATCTCGGCGCACACCACAGCCGACCTGCTCGCCGGGGTGCATGGCGACGCGGGCTGGATCCCCCCGGCCCGACGCGAACCGCCCCCGCATCGGCGGACGGCTGTGTAG
- a CDS encoding ArsR/SmtB family transcription factor — protein sequence MHDVGTAETSMPVISPLAGEPIKRADAERLAGVLKAFADPARLRLLSLIQSAPEGEASVTDLTAPLNLSQPTVSHHLRILTEAGLIEREKRGVWAYYRIVPSAIAAIADLLTPPRKRPTKKTR from the coding sequence ATGCATGACGTGGGAACTGCAGAGACTTCTATGCCTGTCATCTCGCCGCTCGCTGGCGAGCCGATCAAGCGCGCCGATGCCGAGCGACTCGCGGGCGTGCTGAAAGCGTTCGCCGACCCGGCTCGCCTGCGGCTGCTCAGCCTGATCCAGTCCGCGCCGGAGGGCGAAGCGTCGGTCACCGACCTGACCGCGCCGCTCAACCTGTCCCAGCCGACAGTGAGCCATCACCTGCGGATCCTCACCGAGGCCGGCCTGATCGAGCGGGAGAAGCGTGGCGTCTGGGCGTACTACCGCATCGTGCCGTCCGCGATCGCGGCGATCGCCGACCTCCTGACGCCGCCTCGCAAGCGGCCGACGAAGAAGACCCGCTGA